The following coding sequences are from one Prochlorococcus sp. MIT 0604 window:
- a CDS encoding S41 family peptidase produces MKIRKLLKKKYIFLFATSFSGLFLNNFAEATVLNNSYKEVIDHVWQIVYRDFLDSNGKFQKSNWINLRKEVLSKTYSDSNEAYDAIRDMLSNLDDSYTRFLEPKEFNQMRIDTSGELTGVGIQIVKDKESDDLIIISPIEGTPAFDAGIKARDKILSIDDISTEGMNIEDAVKLIRGQRGTKVKLEILRGSKSFFKTLSREKIEIKSVSSKVNQTKNGLLIGYVRIKQFNANASKETRDAIKDLETKKVAGYVLDLRSNPGGLLESSIDISRHFINKGVIVSTVSKDGLKETKKGNGQALTKKPLVVLVNEGSASASEIVSGAIKDNKRGKLVGKKTFGKGLVQSMRTLVDGSGLTVTVAKYLTPNGTDINKSGIIPDIEVRMNTNPILQREIGTRKDKQYRAGEKELINIINRKNQISEFNPDTTNLNAFLKINKEDKVFSLN; encoded by the coding sequence TTGAAGATAAGAAAATTGCTTAAAAAAAAATATATATTTCTGTTTGCGACATCCTTTTCTGGTTTATTTTTAAATAATTTTGCAGAGGCAACAGTTTTAAATAATAGTTATAAAGAAGTAATTGATCATGTTTGGCAAATTGTATATAGAGATTTTCTTGATTCAAACGGCAAATTTCAAAAGTCCAATTGGATTAATCTAAGAAAAGAAGTTTTATCAAAAACATATTCAGACAGCAATGAAGCATATGATGCGATTAGAGATATGCTTTCTAATTTAGATGATTCTTATACAAGATTTTTAGAACCTAAGGAATTTAATCAAATGAGAATTGATACCTCTGGAGAATTAACTGGAGTTGGTATCCAAATAGTTAAAGATAAAGAATCTGATGATTTAATAATTATTTCTCCCATAGAGGGCACCCCTGCATTTGATGCTGGAATTAAAGCTAGAGATAAAATATTATCCATAGATGATATTTCTACTGAAGGTATGAATATTGAGGATGCTGTGAAATTAATAAGAGGACAAAGAGGTACTAAAGTAAAGCTTGAAATTCTTAGAGGTTCTAAATCCTTTTTTAAGACTTTATCAAGAGAAAAAATTGAAATAAAATCTGTATCAAGTAAAGTCAATCAAACCAAAAACGGCTTGTTAATTGGCTATGTAAGAATTAAACAATTTAATGCAAATGCATCCAAAGAAACTAGAGATGCTATTAAGGATTTAGAAACAAAAAAAGTCGCAGGATATGTTCTTGACTTGAGAAGTAATCCTGGAGGTTTATTAGAATCAAGCATTGATATCTCAAGGCACTTCATTAACAAAGGAGTAATAGTAAGTACAGTAAGTAAAGATGGTTTAAAAGAAACAAAAAAAGGAAACGGTCAAGCTCTAACAAAAAAGCCCTTAGTTGTCTTAGTTAATGAGGGTTCTGCTAGTGCTAGTGAAATAGTTTCTGGTGCAATAAAAGATAACAAAAGAGGAAAATTAGTTGGGAAGAAAACATTTGGTAAAGGTCTAGTTCAATCCATGAGAACTTTAGTTGATGGTTCAGGTCTAACTGTTACAGTCGCTAAGTATTTAACTCCGAACGGCACTGATATAAACAAATCTGGAATTATTCCAGACATAGAAGTAAGAATGAATACAAACCCTATACTTCAAAGAGAGATAGGAACTAGAAAAGATAAACAATATAGAGCTGGTGAAAAAGAGCTAATAAATATAATTAATAGAAAGAATCAGATAAGCGAA